The Chryseobacterium indologenes genomic sequence CACAGATTCTTTTACGTTATATCCAAATCCGGCTTCAACAGACATTAATTTCCGATACCAATCTGAAGAAAAAGAAGTGATGATCAAAATCACGGACACAAAAGGTTCGGTGATTTCAACAAAAGTTTTGAAGTCTTCAGGAGGATTTTATGATGAAAACATACATATTGAACATCTTCCGGCCGGAATATATTTCCTTACCATCATCGGAAACAGGATGTCAGCAACGAAAACTTTTATTAAGAAATAGAACAGTAAAGCAATTAGATTTAAATTTTGATATTAGAACAAGGATATTTCTATCCGAGTTCTAATATTTTTTTCCTAAAGCTTGAGATCCAATTCCATCTGTACATCTACTCTATCATATCCGGCATTGGTAATGGGAATGTGTTTAAATCCTAATTTTTCATACAGCTTTATGGCAGGAACCAAAATGGAATTGGTTTCCAGAAATAATCTTTCAGCTTTTAATTCTTTTGCTTTTTCCACCAAAGCATTTCCAAGCAAATAGCCAATTTTCTTTCCTTGTGCTTTGGGGCTTACAGCCATTTTAGAAAGTTCAAAACTAAGCGGTTTATCGGTAGCTTTTACCAGAGCGCAAGTTCCTACTGCTTCTCCATTCAGCAAAGCAAAAGCGATATATCCGCCTTTATTTAAAATTTGTTCTTCCGGATGATCCAGCAATTTGTAATCGCCGGGTTCCATTACAAAAAAAGTTTTGATCCACTCTTCATTCAAAGCTTTGAAAGCTTCTTTATATTGAGGTTCGTACTCAATGATTTGTACTTCATTATATGTATCATTCATCACGATAGGGTTTATTATATTCTGTTTTTTATCATTTTTCCCAGTTTTTCAAGGTCACTTTCCACACGATCTGTCCATTCTAAAGCGTAATTGAGACGCATACAATTTTGGAACTGGTTGTATTGTGAGAACATTCTTCCGGGAGCAAAATTTACTTTCTGGCTGACGGCGGCATCGTACAAATCTTCAGTACAGATTCTTTTATCTAATTCCAGCCATAGCATAAACCCTCCTTTAGGTTCTGAAATTTTAGTATTATCGGGAAAATATTGGGTGACCGATTTCTGAATCTGAAGATAATTGGCATATAATTTCTTCCTGAACATTCTTAAATGGTGATCATATCGTCCATGTTCCAGGAAATCAGCAATCACATCTGAAAACAAAGAAGGGCCGGAAACGGTCTGCACAAGTTTCTGACGGATAATTTTATCCTTGAATTTTCCCGGAGCTACCCACCCGACACGAAATCCCGGTGCGAGTGTTTTTGAAACCGAACCTACCCACATCACAATACCGGTTTCATCATAAAATTTACATGGCTTCGGCCTTCCTGCTCCGAAGTAGATATTTCCGTACACATCATCTTCTACTAAAGGAACATTATACTCGGTAAGCATTCTCACGAGTTCTTTTTATTCTCGTCCGGCATCTGGAATCCCAGCGGATTGTTATAATTCACGACAAAGCAGCATGCAGAAAGTTTGGGAAGTACTTTTTTCAATGCATCGAGGTCTACCCCTGTAATGGGATGGGTAGGAATTTCCACGGCTTTTAATCCTAATAGCTGAATGGCCTGAAGGATTCCAAAGTATACAGGAGATTCCACCGCCACACTATCGCCGGGTTGGGTAACTGCCATCAGGCAATTATACACCCCATTCATTGCACCGGAAGTAATCACCAGATCATCTTCTGTAATTTTTCCTTCCATGACGATGGACCATTTGGCAATTTCCCGACGAAGTTGTTCATTACCCTGTACCGGTTCGTAATTTGTTCCGCTGTCATGTTTCTTCTTTATTACATCAATCATACATTTCTTCATCTTGGCTACCGGAAGAAGGCTTTTTCCTGGGATACCAAGACCGAATTGAGTCATATCCGTACCTCCAATAGCTCCGAATACTTTACCGATAAGGTCTTCCGGAGATTTGTCTCCTTCATAAACTTTCATTTTGCCTACAGAAGGAAGCGCCAGTTTACGCTGTGAGGTCTGACTTACATAATATCCGTATTTGGGGCGGGATTCAACCAAAGAACGGCTTTCCAGCTCCATATACGCTTGTTTTACGGTATTCAGGCTGACATTATATAGTTTTTGGGCACTCCTCAGTGAAGGGAGCCTGTCTCCGAATTGCAGGGTCTCACTTTTGATCTGCTCGGTGACAGAATTCGCTATTTTAAGGTACAGGACATCTTTCAACATTGAATTACAGTTTTAAGTAAATGTACAATTTTATTCAGGCTTTACTAAAAATTAAGCCAGCTGATCATACTTGCGATACTGCTTTTTAACTGTTCCGGATCCCGGAAATTCAGATCTTTTTTCCTGTTGAACTCATTTTCGGCTTTTGAATAAAAGTTTTTCTTTTCCTGGTCTGAAACGGTATTTTTTGCCCATATTTTAAAGGAAATCTTCCCGTTTCTATTCAGAATAAGAGTTGCAAATGACACAATTTGGTTTTCTTTTTTAGCCAAAAGAAAGGGAATTCCGAAATCTGAACTGATTTTTGAGGTATTGTGTATCTGCAGAAACATATTTCTCAACGCCAACATGTCTGAAATATATACTTCAGCATATTGAAGCTGTTCCTGATGTTGTGCAATTGTTTCCATAGTATTTATTCTTTAGCTTAACAAAATTATGGAGTATTCAAGTTTGGATACAGATACAGAATAAAACTATATTATGGGTACAGATATACTATTCCTTCCGTGATGCTATGGATTTAAGACTGATCTTAAGGGTTATGATGATGATTCAATTTTGATGGAGGTATAAATATTCCTCCCGGTCCTGAGACCTGGCCTTTAAAAAGTCTCAATAGATTCTCTTGTAACTAAAAAAACAAAAACCCTCCGTAATCAAATTACAGAGGGTTTTGTACCCCAGACGGGACTTGAACCCGTACGTCCTTGCGGACACAGGATTTTAAGTCCTGCGTGTCTACCAGTTCCACCACCAGGGCTGGTGTATGGTACAAAAAAAGGATCTGAAAACAAATCCTGTCTTTTGTATAGTGCGGATGAAGGGACTCGAACCCCCACGCCTCACGGCACCAGATCCTAAGTCTGGCGTGGCTACCAATTACACCACATCCGCTGGTTATATTGATCTGTTTTCACAGATTCAAAATCATTTATCTTACAAATATAAGAATTTTTACCGAAAGAACACCTTCTATAAAAACAAAAAACCCTCCGTAACGACATACAGAGGGCTTTGTACCCCGGGCGGGACTTGAACCCGCACGCCAAAAGAGGCACAGGATTTTAAGTCCTGCGTGTCTACCAGTTCCACCACCAGGGCAGGTGTGGAGCGAAAAACGGGATTCGAACCCGCGACCCCAACCTTGGCAAGGTTGTGCTCTACCAGCTGAGCTATTTTCGCATAGTGCGGATGAAGGGACTCGAACCCCCACGCCTCACGGCACCAGATCCTAAGTCTGGCGTGGCTACCAATTACACCACATCCGCTGGTTTTTTATATTGTAAGTTTTAAAGAGCTTGCTTCGTTTTTGTGAGTGCAAATATAGGACAATTTCCCTTACCTCCAAACTTTTCAAAGAAAAAAATTAAAATTTTTAGTTTTTTTTTTCACCGGCACCTATTATTACAATTGATTTTCTTACTTTTACACCGTTAATATTTACGATATGGAATTACAAGGAACGGTAAAGAAACTTTTTGATGCTCAAACATTTGCGAGCGGGTTTCAAAAGAGAGAAATGGTTATTTTGACCCAGGAACAGTATCCACAGCCGATAAACATAGAATTTTTATCTGATAAGATCAGTTTATTAGATAATCTTAGAGAAGGAGATAACGTAAAGGTAGGAATCAACATCAGAGGTAGAGAATGGGTTTCTCCTCAGGGTGAGACTAAATACTTCAATTCTATTACCGGCTGGAGAGTAGAAAAAGTATCAGACATCGCTTCAGAACCTACTCAGGCAATGCCTCAGCAATCTGCATCCCCAGTATCAAACGAGAATCCGTTTGCCGGAGATGACGATGACGATTTACCTTTTTAAATAGAGAATAAAGATCTAATATAAATCCTGCTTTTGAAGTAGGATTTTTTTGATAAAATGATTCGATTAGACGACAACGAGATTTCATTCCCCGACCCTGAGCTGTATGACGGCCATGACGGATTGATTGCCTACGGTGGTGATCTCTCTGTAGAACGTATTTGGTTTGCCTATCAACTGGGTATTTTCCCATGGTTTAACCCGGGAGAGGAAATTTTGTGGTGGAGTCCGGATCCGAGATTCGTTTTGTTTCCGAAAGAAATAAAGGTCTCCAAATCGATGCAAAAGATCCTGAACAGAAATGTTTTTTTTTTTTCTGAGAACCGAAACTTCAGAGAGGTTATCACCCACTGCCAGCAAGCGAGCAGAAAGGGGCAAACCGGAACATGGCTTTCCGATGAATTGATGGAATCATTTATCCGGCTTCATGAGTACGGACTGGCCAGAAGCATTGAAGTATGGCAGGAAAATGAACTGGTAGGCGGCTTTTATGGGTTACAGATCGGTAATGTTTTCTGTGGAGAAAGTATGTTTGCTAAAGTAAGCAATGCTTCGAAAGCCGGATTTATCCATTTTGTTGAGACCTACAAAGATACTATAGATTTGATTGACTGCCAGTCACATACCGACCATCTGGAAAGTCTGGGGGCAAGAATGATTCCTAAAAAGAGTTTTTAAAAATTTTACACGACAATAATGAACGCAGATAAAGAAAAATGGGTACTTCTTATTCTCCTGAGTATTATCTGGGGATCTTCTTTTATTCTGATTAAAAAATCTCTTGAGCATTTTAATCCTTTTCAGGTAGGTGCTTTAAGGGTTCTGATCGCCGGAATTATTTTACTACCTGTCGCCATTTCAAATTATAAGCTTTTCCCTAAAAAGCATATCAAATGGCTGATTCTGGCAGCTTTCACCGGAAATTTTATCCCCATGTTCCTCTTCCCTATTGCCGAAACTGAAGTAAGCAGTAGCATTGCAGGAATTATTAACTCCATGATGCCTATTTTTGTGATCATTGTGGGAGGCCTTGTCTGGAAATTCGAAACAACCAAAAAA encodes the following:
- a CDS encoding DUF3127 domain-containing protein — translated: MELQGTVKKLFDAQTFASGFQKREMVILTQEQYPQPINIEFLSDKISLLDNLREGDNVKVGINIRGREWVSPQGETKYFNSITGWRVEKVSDIASEPTQAMPQQSASPVSNENPFAGDDDDDLPF
- a CDS encoding leucyl/phenylalanyl-tRNA--protein transferase; this encodes MIRLDDNEISFPDPELYDGHDGLIAYGGDLSVERIWFAYQLGIFPWFNPGEEILWWSPDPRFVLFPKEIKVSKSMQKILNRNVFFFSENRNFREVITHCQQASRKGQTGTWLSDELMESFIRLHEYGLARSIEVWQENELVGGFYGLQIGNVFCGESMFAKVSNASKAGFIHFVETYKDTIDLIDCQSHTDHLESLGARMIPKKSF
- a CDS encoding GNAT family N-acetyltransferase gives rise to the protein MNDTYNEVQIIEYEPQYKEAFKALNEEWIKTFFVMEPGDYKLLDHPEEQILNKGGYIAFALLNGEAVGTCALVKATDKPLSFELSKMAVSPKAQGKKIGYLLGNALVEKAKELKAERLFLETNSILVPAIKLYEKLGFKHIPITNAGYDRVDVQMELDLKL